The Marinobacter bohaiensis genome segment CGTCGCTGTTCATCATGGTGACCGCCGAAACCTCCCGGGAAATGGTCATGGGTGCTCGTGAATACCAGCCCGATGGCTACCTCACCAAGCCCATCAACCAGGCGGCATTGAACCAGCGTCTGGGCGCCTTGCTGCAGCAGCGCGCGGCCCTGAAACCCATCAACCGGGAAATCGACCTTGAGAACTATCCCAAGGCCATTTCACTGTGTACGCGGTTGCTGCCGGAACAGCCGCGCTACCGCACCTGGATCCTGAAAACCCTGTCCGACCTGTATTACCAGGTCGGCGACTACAGCCATGCGCGACGGATTTATGAGGACGTGCTGCAATCCCGGGACATCGCCTGGGCCCAGTTGGGGCTGGGCCGAATCCTGATCGCCGAGCAGCGCTATCCCGAAGCCATCGACACGCTGCAGTCCCTGCTGGAAAAGCAGCCCGATCTTATTGAGGCCTACGACCAGCTAGCCCAGGCGCTGAAACTGGGCGGTAAACCGGGCGCCGCCCAGAAGGTTCTTGCGCGAGCAGCGGAGCTTTCACCCAACGCCATCCTGCGTCAGAAGCAACTGGCCAGACTGGCGGCCCAGAACCAGGACCCTGAAAACGCGAGCAGTGCCTGGCGCCGCACCGTCGAACTGGGCGCTCACAGCATTCATGATCATCCGGACCATTACCTGGGGCTCGCTCGATCACTCAGTGATCTGGCCGAAGACGACGATAGTGATTCGGGCCGGAGCCATGCCACTGAAGCGATCAAGACCCTCAAGCTCATCACCAAACGCTTTCCCGACGCCGAGGACGCCCAGGCAACCGGTCGCTGGCTTGAGGCCCGGGTACACTGGGGACAGAATCGCCAGGCAGAGGCAGATGCCATCATCTCCGAAGTCGTCGGCACCGAAGTCTCGGGCAGCGTTGATTGCGAACTGGAGCTGGCACGCACCCTGTTTACGCTGGATCGCAAGCAGGAGGCCAAGACTCGACTGTATGCCCTCTCCAGACGTTACGAGGGGGATGCGCAGGTCCAGGCTGAGATCGATGCGCTGCTCGACGAGCCCGTCAGTTTCCGCAAACGCCTGAAAGCCCGCAGGCTGACCCGGCAAGGCATTCGAGCGTTCGAGTCAGGGCAGCTCCGGAAAGCCGCAGAAGCCTTCCGCGAGGCCCTGGAGCTGGTTCCCGATCACATCGCACTGAACCTTAATCTGATTCAGGTTCACCTGAAGGCAATGGACTCGACGCCGGACGCCGCCCGGGTGACCGAATGCCGTCGCTGTCTGGAGAGGGTGGCCGACCTGCCGGAGAACCATCCCCAGCAACGCCGTTTTCAGGCTCTCAAAAGCAAGGTGGAGTCCCTGCCATGACACAGAGCGTAAAGCCCGAAGTCCCACCTCGGGCCGGGAACGAGCACCCCGTCGAGTTTTCCATGATTATGGCTTCCGCCGTACATGACATGAAAAACTCGCTGGGAATGCTGCTGCATTCCCTCGACGAGCTGCGCCGCGAACTCCCGGACCAGACCGCTGAATCCCGCATGAACACTCTGCGTTATGAAGCCGAGCGGGTACATGGCGACCTGGTGCAACTGCTAGGTCTCTACCGACTGGATCAGGACTCGCTCTCCGCCCGGCTGGAGGAGCATTATCTGCCCGACTTTATCGAAGCCCAGATGGCTCGCCATAAACCACTGCTCGACGGGCACTGTATTACGCCAGACATCGCCGTCGGCCCCCTCAGCGGCTATTTCGATGCGGACCTGCTGGCTGGCGTGATCAACGACACGGTCAACAACGCCATACGCTATACCCGCAAGCGCATCCGCATCAGCGCGTTCCAGCGGGAAAACATGCTGGTCATCCAGG includes the following:
- a CDS encoding tetratricopeptide repeat-containing response regulator, which encodes MVARSDSNTASVIDYSRLRVLVVDDFENFRLSMRQMLRSMGVGHIDACSDGPAAVQACTYEAFDVVLCDYNLGAGKNGQHVLEELRHRKLLRRTSLFIMVTAETSREMVMGAREYQPDGYLTKPINQAALNQRLGALLQQRAALKPINREIDLENYPKAISLCTRLLPEQPRYRTWILKTLSDLYYQVGDYSHARRIYEDVLQSRDIAWAQLGLGRILIAEQRYPEAIDTLQSLLEKQPDLIEAYDQLAQALKLGGKPGAAQKVLARAAELSPNAILRQKQLARLAAQNQDPENASSAWRRTVELGAHSIHDHPDHYLGLARSLSDLAEDDDSDSGRSHATEAIKTLKLITKRFPDAEDAQATGRWLEARVHWGQNRQAEADAIISEVVGTEVSGSVDCELELARTLFTLDRKQEAKTRLYALSRRYEGDAQVQAEIDALLDEPVSFRKRLKARRLTRQGIRAFESGQLRKAAEAFREALELVPDHIALNLNLIQVHLKAMDSTPDAARVTECRRCLERVADLPENHPQQRRFQALKSKVESLP
- a CDS encoding sensor histidine kinase, coding for MTQSVKPEVPPRAGNEHPVEFSMIMASAVHDMKNSLGMLLHSLDELRRELPDQTAESRMNTLRYEAERVHGDLVQLLGLYRLDQDSLSARLEEHYLPDFIEAQMARHKPLLDGHCITPDIAVGPLSGYFDADLLAGVINDTVNNAIRYTRKRIRISAFQRENMLVIQVADDGAGYPDAMLDTTRQIPTSIDFQQGHTRLGLFFAREIARLHRNGDRYGYIQLSNGGPLGGGVFEILLP